From a single Ciconia boyciana chromosome 6, ASM3463844v1, whole genome shotgun sequence genomic region:
- the L3HYPDH gene encoding trans-3-hydroxy-L-proline dehydratase — protein MAADGGGGERRLPPHSPSGPVLQTVEMHTGGEPLRIIPRLEAAEEAAARGLSLLSLRREVAATQDHVRRALVHEPRGHAGMYGAVVVRGGAAAAGAHLAALFLHGAGYSAMCGHAVLALGRFALDYGLVAAPSRPETAVRLRCPCGPVTAFVPWDGRRSGNPVRFHSVPAFAAATDLAIDVPDHGKVVVDIGYGGTFYAFLSAEQLGLDVCSSKTRDLVNAASAVTEAVKKQFKLHHPESEDLAFLYGTILTDGKDAFSEEPTTNICVFADEQVDRSPTGSGVTARIALQYHKGLIQLNQTRTFRSSTTGSLFTGKAVKATKFGDYNAVIVEVSGEAFYTGTATFTVEEEDPLKHGFLFK, from the exons ATGGCGGcggacggcggcggcggggagcggcggctgCCGCCGCACTCGCCCTCGGGCCCGGTGCTGCAGACGGTGGAGATGCACACGGGAGGCGAGCCGCTGCGCATCATCCCGCGGCTGGAGGcggcggaggaggcggcggcgcgggggctgTCGCTGCTGTCGCTGCGGCGGGAGGTGGCGGCCACGCAGGACCACGTGCGGCGGGCGCTGGTGCACGAGCCGCGGGGCCACGCCGGCATGTACGGGGCGGTAGTGgtgcgcggcggggcggccgctgcCGGCGCCCACCTGGCGGCCCTCTTCCTGCACGGCGCCGGCTACAGCGCCATGTGCGGCCACGCCGTCCTGGCCCTCGGCCGCTTCGCCCTCGACTACGGGCTGGTGGCGGCGCCCAGCCGCCCCGAGACCGCCGTCCGCCTGCGCTGCCCCTGTGGGCCCGTCACCGCCTTCGTGCCCTGGGACGGCCGCCGCAGCGGCAACCCCGTCCGCTTCCACAGCGTGCCCGCCTTCGCCGCCGCCACCG ACTTGGCCATCGACGTCCCTGATCACGGGAAGGTGGTGGTCGACATCGGCTACGGTGGCACTTTCTATGCCTTTCTCAGCGCCGAGCAGTTGGGCCTCGATGTGTGCTCTTCAAAGACCAGAGACCTCGTCAACGCGGCGAGCGCAGTGACGGAAGCGGTGAAGAAACAG TTCAAGCTTCATCACCCTGAAAGCGAAGACCTGGCTTTCCTCTATGGCACCATACTGACGGATGGGAAAGATGCCTTTAGTGAAGAGCCCACCACCAACATCTGTGTGTTCGCAGATGAACAG GTTGACCGAAGTCCGACAGGTTCAGGTGTGACAGCTCGCATCGCCTTGCAGTACCATAAGGGACTCATCCAGCTGAATCAGACCAGAACCTTTCGGAGCAGTACCACGGGGTCCTTGTTCACCGGGAAGGCAGTGAAGGCAA CCAAGTTTGGGGACTACAACGCTGTCATCGTGGAAGTCTCGGGAGAAGCCTTTTACACTGGTACAGCCACCTTCACTGTCGAAGAGGAGGACCCGCTGAAACACGGCTTCTTGTTCAAGTGA
- the GPR135 gene encoding G-protein coupled receptor 135, whose product MRLRMEPAAGGPGNLSRGGGNESGGAAAAAAGVAGWSAAALASQALALLLIFAISALGNGAVVLVIARHRQLRTVTNAFVLSLSLSELLGALLCLPLAFLSLLSRPPGAWLFGQRLCLASAALHAGLGIAATLTMALLSFDRYCAIVRQPRHKMGRRRAAQLLAAVWLAALALAGPWYGLAGEGRQEARPGAYRCVYVLPWGSSRLGPPYGAALIVLCYLLPFALMCFCHYNICRAVRLAESRVRPLTTYGHLLRAYGEMRTATTVLIMIVSIICCWGPYCILGLAAAAGHLPFSPTMDAVASGMAWANGAINPLIYAARNPNISVLLRRSREGGYRTRNNVAAYLSVPGRRPEPQSRADRVRERYVNRHSGPPGSVPSSSSPASGGEVAMWACKNPAVLFCRDGQPDTVSEAALQAKADTVNTSL is encoded by the coding sequence ATGAGGCTGCGCAtggagccggcggcgggcgggccgggcaACCTGTCCCGCGGCGGCGGCAATGagagcggcggggcggcggcggcggcggccggggtGGCGGGGTGGTCTGCGGCGGCGCTGGCTTCGCAGGCGCTGGCGCTGCTGCTCATCTTCGCCATCTCGGCGCTGGGCAACGGGGCGGTGGTGCTGGTGATCGCCCGGCACCGGCAGCTCCGCACGGTCACCAACGCCTTCGTGCTGTCGCTGTCGCTGTCGGAGCTGCTGGGcgccctgctctgcctgcccctggcCTTCCTCAGCCTGCTcagccgcccgcccggcgcctGGCTCTTCGGGCAGCGCCTCTGCCTGGCCAGCGCCGCCCTCCACGCCGGGCTGGGCATCGCCGCCACCCTCACCATGGCCCTCCTCTCCTTCGACCGCTACTGCGCCATCGTCCGCCAGCCCCGACACAAGAtgggccgccgccgcgccgcccagCTCCTGGCCGCCGTCTGgctggctgccctggccctggccgGACCCTGGTACGGGCTGGCGGGCGAGGGGCGGCAAGAGGCCCGGCCTGGGGCCTACCGCTGCGTCTACGTGCTGCCCTGGGGCTCCTCCCGGCTGGGGCCGCCCTACGGCGCGGCCCTCATCGTGCTCTGCTACCTCCTGCCCTTTGCCCTCATGTGCTTCTGCCACTACAACATCTGCCGGGCGGTGCGGCTGGCCGAGAGCCGCGTGCGGCCCCTCACCACCTACGGGCACCTGCTGCGGGCCTACGGGGAGATGCGCACAGCCACCACCGTCCTCATCATGATCGTCTCCATCATCTGCTGCTGGGGCCCCTACTGCAtcctggggctggctgctgccgcTGGCCACCTGCCCTTCTCGCCCACCATGGACGCCGTGGCCAGCGGGATGGCCTGGGCCAATGGCGCCATCAACCCCCTCATCTACGCCGCCCGCAACCCCAACATCTCTGTGCTGCTCCGGCGCAGCCGTGAGGGTGGCTACAGGACTAGGAACAATGTGGCAGCCTACCTTTCGGTCCCAGGCCGCCGGCCGGAGCCCCAGAGCCGGGCTGACCGCGTCCGGGAACGCTATGTCAACCGGCACAGCGGGCCCCCGGGCAGCGTCCCGTCCTCTTCCAGCCCAGCGAGCGGGGGAGAGGTGGCCATGTGGGCCTGCAAGAACCCTGCCGTCCTTTTCTGTCGGGACGGGCAACCGGACACCGTCTCTGAGGCTGCCTTGCAGGCCAAAGCGGACACCGTCAATACCAGCCTCTGA